CATTACTCTTAGCGAATGTCTTTCTCATACAACCGGGATCAAGGCCCCCGGATTGAGAGAAAGTCTGCAAGATATGAAAGACATCAGTAGTATGGATGAGGCTGTAGCAAAGATCGCAACACTTCCTATGGAAGGTGTTCCTGGAAAAGTATTTAATTACAGCAATGTTGGTCTGCAGCTGGCTGGTGCAGTAATCGAAAAGATTAGCGGGGAAAGCTTTGAGCAGCTTTTCGCAGAACGGATTGCAAAACCATTGGATATGAAAAACACTGACTTTGGCCACAACAAAGTTTCCCTACCTGCAGGCGGCGCTTACAGTACTGCTGAAGATTACCTTAACTTTCTGGTCATGATTTTGAATAAAGGCACATTTAAGGGTAAACGGCTACTCAGTGAAAGCAGCATCAAGGAAATGCAAATCAATCGCATTACTCCAGACGTGAAGATTGCCTACTCTCCCGCCGAAGCAGGGGCACCAGGTTACGGCTACGGGGAATGGATAACTTCAGGATCAGTGACTAGCCCCGGGCTATTCGGCAGTTATCCTGTAGTGGACAACACGAAAGGTTATGCCGCTTTTCTGGTTACTTTCTACCTGAAAAATAAAGGGAAACAGCAGCGGTATGAGGAACTAAAAAAGCTTCTGGATACCATTTAATCTACCTTATGTACTTTTGTTGCTTGCCCTGTCCAAGTAAAAGGTATTTTAACCACTCATAGATTAATTAGTCGCCTTTGGTGTAATGATTTGTCCTTGTTTAATCACAGTCGCATCTTTAGTCACTCCTGTTTTCATAATGACCTGATTAGTTTTTATAGCTTTATTGACTTGATTTATAGAAAGCATACCCCCTGGAAGTATATGTGAATTCTTACGGTTTGCGATTTTTGCTAAAAAGCCATCACTACCAACAACTTTTCCATTTGCATCAACCTTTAACCAATCCCCAGTACAGACAAAATCAACTCCTTCAGCTTTTAAGTAGCCATTATTTAAAGTACAAACTGCTGTTTTACCAGTAGAAAATGTACTTACAATAAAGGTATAAGTTTTATCAGGCTGAGCTGGCTTACCTGGCCCTGGAATCCATTTGATGGGATCATAAGCTGCAACAATATCAAAGGATACAGGCACTCCTACAGGAATTTGACTAGCTGTATAATTCAATTTACAGTACTCCTGATCGCTGTTATCAATGGTATATAAAATTGTACCCACGGGTTTTGAGCCGAGAAAATAACCATCCTGACCATTATAAGCTCCTTTAATAGCACTATTATCAAACTCATTCGTAGTAAACTGAAGTGGGCAATACGCCTTCATCGTAAAAGCCCTGTAATATGGGAATATATCAGGATGATCAATTTCTGACTTTTTCCAATAAATACTTCCGCTGATAACCCCATTAGTGCTGTAGCTAATTGGTACTGGTGGTATTTTAGGAGCTCCCTCAGTTAAATCTATAGTAAGTATCTTCTGATCATTGTTCCATGAATTAATGGTATATTTAAATGGAGTAATAGCACTCACACTATAGCTGGCTGAGCCGATAAATGGATTGTCATAATATAGAATAAGACTGGTATCATAGGCCCCTTGTAATTTATACTTTATGGTCCCCTCCACACCACAGTAGGGAGAATTGAAAAGACCTATATATTGTCCATTATCAGAGGGCGGTATATGATCAGGCACCTTACTATGCCCTATATCACCATGATCTACCTGATTATTTTCCAGAATAAGATTTTTTGAAGTATGGTTATTAATGTAAAAAATGAAATGCTGTGCGCTAGCTGTTTTAAAAGTAAAAAACAAGAAGGAGTAAATAGCCAGCGGAAATGTAATATGTACTTTCATCAGTGTAAAATTTAGTACTAATTTAAGCCACAACAAATCTGAAAAATAGTAAAAAATCGCCAGACATAGCAGTTTTAATAATAGCAAGGTTCGAAGTAGCTAAAGCACTATCCCTTTTCTTTTACTTTGGTCCGACCAAGCCATTTCTCCGTCTCTACCACATTGAAATAAGGATTGTCTTTAAAGAGTTGTTTAATGATAGAAATATGATCATTGCCAATGATTAGGAATATGGCATTTTCTTTATAGTCTAACTGGGCAAGGATTTTTGAATAAATTAAGATGTTTCTGCGGTACCAATCGATGGTTAAATCGGCCCCTAAAAAATAATCAGATTCATTACTAAAGACATTGGTATTGCCAATTTGCGGATAAACATTAATGTAATGCGCATGAGAGGTCTGTTGCACTCTGGCTGAATTAAGCCAGCGTAGGTATTCCAATAAGTCGACCGATTTACGAACAGAATCACTTTTCATTAGCGTTGTTAAAGGTATGGTCATTCCCAACCCATTTTTCTTTGCCAGCTTATCCTGCTCATTGTGAGCCTTTGCATAGTTAACTAACTTCTGATAATAAACACCGTACATTCCGGGATGATCACATTGAAAGATATGCGGGTGGTTGAGCGCAACTGCAATGCGAGCACCAACTTGCCAAATTTCATTTCTTAGCTTTCTTAAATTTCCCTTTCTATATTCCTGGTACGAGCTATCCATCTTATTTTTATACTCCCATTCGGGCATCCTCTCCACAAAAACCTTATCAGGCTTTAAGTTCACTACCTTAGTTGCAAGTTGTTTAATGCTTTCCTGATGCTTTTCATCATTAACATCGTAAGTTAAAGTGTCAACTTGATTGAAGTGAAAAGTACCCAACAGGTAAACATTGATTTTTTTCGTTTGGGCAAAGGCCGAAAGATGAAGCACCAGGAAAGAGAAAAATAGGATGATTCGTTTTTTCATGAACAACGTTTTAAATATGAGTAATCCTCCAAAATAGAAGGTTTGTTCATATGACACCCGATTTAAAGAAACGTTGCATAGACACAAGAGTATTTTTCTTAAAAATATAAATCCTATATATCTTTAATTCCCAGCAAATACCAAATTGGTTTTTTCTTTACCTGTAATATTTTTATTGTAAATTCATTATTTGAAGATAACAACTTTGATATTATGAATAATTTTAAAACGAAACCATATCTAACCCTGATGATTTTTGCTTTAATGGCATTTTTCTTAATCTCAGGCTGTAAGGCGGGACTTGACAATCCTGCTAATTCATCTAAAGAGGTCGAGCAGGCTAATCTTATAAAATTAAAGAATGAAATCATAGAGCTGTCAAAAAAAGTGAGCTGTGAAGATGCTAAAGAATGGAAATTCATGCCAATAGGTGCAAAGGCCTGTGGCGGTCCATCAGACTATATCAGTTACTCCACTAAAATAGACACAAATGACTTTATAAAAAAAGTTAACTTCTACACTGCCGAATCAGAGAAATTCAATAAGAAATGGGGGATTGTATCAGATTGTACTTTGCTTAACCCACCAAAAGAAATAAGATGTGAGAACGGAAAAGCAGTACTTATTTATTAACAAACAAACCTTGAAGTTTTCCACTCCCACTATCTGCTTTACATCGGCAATATCCTACCCAAATAAACGCTATCTGTAACTCTTTTCCTAACTGCGCTGTTGATGTTTAAAAGCTATTCCATTGCTATCTATACCATAAACCTGTCCAGGAGCCACGAAAACCAGGGCACCATCTTCATAATCGTAGGGCTGACAGCCATATATCATGTCGCCACACTTGATATTTATCAAGAAATGTCCTACAAGCTGGAACATATCCCACTAGTGAACAGAAACAATATGAAAACTTATCTATTATATCTACTGTTATTTCTCACGGGATTGAGCCCTTATGGACAAGGGAGCCAGAGCAAGAATTTTAAGATGAAAAGAAGATTCCTCGAACTACATTAAAGTTCGAACTTATTAAAATGAACCATCAAATCACAGTTCACTTAAAATATTTTTCAAGAAAAATTGCAGTCCGCTAACTGTCGTTTTTTCATCCAAAGCATACTGCTTTTCGCCAGGCGTAATTACAAATGCCTTTTCCACCTGCAAATCATCCAATACATTATAAAAACCCTTAGAAAGAGAAGGAACTGTTGCATATTTAATTTCAATGGCAACTACTGGTTTAAGTCCGTCTACCAATATCACATCACATTCGGCCCCATGTTGCGTACGGTAATAATACATCTCCAGATGTTTGGGTTTCAACTGATAGATCTGCTCGACAACATAGCTTTCCCAGGAAGCACCGACAATCAGGTTTAACGGAAGCTCTGCACTACTTTTGATGCGGTTTAACTGATGTAGTAAGCCACTGTCCCGAATATAAACTTTTGGTGCTTTTACCACACGTTTTCCAACATTAATGTACCATGCAGGTAATTGTCTAACCATGAAAGCACCTTCCATGAAATCCAGATATCTCTTTATTGTTGTGCTGCTCACTCCCAATGCCCGGGCATAATTTTCTGCAGTCCAAATACTCCCTGTATTTGCAGCTAGCATATACCAAAAATTACGAATAAGTACCTCAGAAAGGTTAACTCCAAAAAGAAGGTTAAGATCACGTTCTATATATGCCCTGATAAAGTTTTCTGCCCATAGTGAAAACTGCTGATTGTTAGCACTTGTTAATGCGTTCGGAAATCCTCCCCTAAACCAATGCTGCTCTTGAGAAATACCACTATCAATTGCCTCCAATAAATTTATTGGAGACATTTCAGCAAAAGCAATACGCCCTGCTAAAGATTCAGAAACCCCTTTCACTAATGCTGGTGATGCAGAACCAGTAAGTATAAATCTTCCTGCTACTCTGTGTTGATCTATGATAGGTCTTAATTGTCGGAATAGATCCGGCACGCGTTGAATTTCATCAAGGACTATACAAGCATCTTTATATTGTTCAAACAAGAACGCAGGATTCTCCATACGCGCAATGTCATCGTCATTTTCAAGATCGAAGTATATTACTTGTTGTAGACTGCTTTTTAATAGCTCACGGGTGAGTGTGGTTTTCCCTACTTGCCTTGGACCTAGTAGAGCGACTGCTGGAAATGTCCTAAGCAATAAAACCAATTCTTCTTGTATTCTACGTTCGATCATAGATCAAAAGTACATAATCTTCCGAGTAATATTCAAATTTAATTTGAATATTACTCGGAAGATTATGTGAAACCGTACTATTATCCATTTAATATTTTACAACAACAGAATAGTAGTAAATAATATTTAAGCAAAAAAAAAGCTGCAGATATGAATCTGCAACCTTTAGTAGTTTTTAAAATTTTTAACACCATACTAATACAGTGTTAAAATTCGTACCCGAGAGCAGATTCGAACTGCCACGCCGTTGCCAGCACCAGCCCCTCAAGCTGGCGCGTCTACCAATTTCACCACCCGGGTAGGTATTTATTGTGCAAATATAGATTTATTCAGATAATATCGTCAACCCATCATAGGCTAATTTTATATTTGCAGGTAAATCTTTTTCCACAACTGCATGAAGTCCTAAATTATGACTGATATGCGTAAAGTAAGTAGTCTCTGCGCCTATCTTTTGCGAAAACTCAATCGCCTCATCTAAAGTAAAATGCGAAATATGTTGTTCTCTTTGCAAAGCATTCACTACAAGAATTCGAGTTCCTTTTATTTTTTCTAAAGTATCCTCAGCAATGGTCTTTGCATCGGTAATATAAGTAAAGTCCCCTATCCTAAATCCTAGAATAGGCAATTTATAATGCATAATATTGAGTGGAACAATGGCTGTATGACCAACATAAAAAGTTTCATCAGTAATGGTGTGTAGCTCTATCTGTGGTAATCCGGGATAACGAATATCTGAAAAAATATAGGAGAATTCCTTTTTTAGCGCATGTTGTACCCGTTCCGTTGCATAAATATCGATATGCTTTTTTAATAGGTAATTGAACGGTCGAATGTCATCAAGGCCAGCCAGATGATCTTTATGCTCATGAGTAAACAATATCGCATCAAGATCTTTCACTCCCGCACGGAGCATTTGATACCTGAAATCAGGACCACTATCGATCACAATGGTCTTATCCCCGGTTTCTAACAATACCGAAACCCTTAAGCGTTTATCCCTATGATCTGCTGATTGGCAAACTGCACAATTGCAGGTAATAACAGGAATACCCTGCGATGTGCCCGTACCTAAAAATGTAACCTTCAAAATATATTTGTTGCAAGCATGTAATCAAACTTAAATAAATTACCTTAGGTCTACAACCTCTACACCAGGATATTTCTTCGCGTCAAAAGTAAAAGTCGATTCAGGCACTTTTACATTGGCTACGAAAGTTTTCACGTTATAAGTATACCTGTTTCCATTTTTCTCCAGAATAAGTGCGCTGGCAATTTGCTTAGCAGCCTTATCTATGCTTAAACGTATTTTAAAGTACGATTTGTTGATGTCAGTCGGAGTCAGGTCGATCATCTGGTAAACCTTGGTACCTATCTTATTATCTCCGGTATATAAATACTTAAAGCCCTTTTCATAAATGGTAAATATTTTTGCCGGATTCAGCGCATCATCACTATGGTTTACATTCGTTACCTGAACTTCTTTTTCTTCTTTCAAATAGGTCCAAAGAGTTTTGCCATCGCTAATCATATCCTGCGTGGTCATATTAACCTTGTATTTATTCGCATTGGCTTTTACATATAAAGTACCTTCCTGAGTATCCTTAGCATTAGCTTGCTGATTGTTGATTATCAATGTAAAATCAGCCTTTACCACATCATAAGAACGATATTTTTTACTTACTTCGTTCAATATAATTTTAGCTTTGGCATCCGTCTGCGCGCTTACTTCATGTATATATCCCACTGCTGCAATCAACAACAACACAATTTTTTTCATCCTATTTCTATTAAATATTAATCTTTATCCAGGTTATCCAAAAACTGTTCCAATGCATAATCATCAGGTATCAACACCTCGCGTGCCTTACTACCTTCAAATGGGCCTACCACTCCCGCAGCTTCCAATTGATCAATGATCCTGCCCGCCCTATTGTAACCCAGTTTTAATTTTCTTTGGATTAATGAAGTAGAACCTTGCTGGTGCATCACAATTAACCGCGCTGCATCCTCAAACATAGAATCTCTATCAGATATATCAAAATCCATTTTAGCATTTTCAGCGGCTTCATCAATATATTCAGGCAACTGATAAGCCTCAGGATATCCTCTCTGATTTCCAATAAACTCAGAGATACGATCCACTTCTGGAGTATCCACAAACGCACACTGCAACCTGATCAGATCATTACCAGTAGATAAAAGCATATCCCCACGACCAATCAGCTGATCAGCACCACCACTGTCCAGAATTGTTCTGGAGTCGATTTTAGACAATACCCTAAACGCCAATCTGGCCGGAAAGTTCGCCTTAATCGTACCCGTAATGATATTCACTGAAGGACGTTGCGTAGCTAAAACCAAATGAATACCTACCGCACGGGCCAACTGTGCTAAACGGGCTATTGGCTGCTCCACCTCTTTACCCGCCGTCATCATCAAATCTGCGAACTCATCTACAATCAAAACGATGTAAGGTAAGAACCTATGCGAGTTGTTAGGGTTCAGTTTACGTTTAACGAATTTTTCGTTGTATTCCTTTAAATTCCTTACCTGCGCATCTTTCAACAGATCATAACGCTGATCCATTTCTATACATAGTGAATTTAGGGTATTGATTACTTTTTTAGTATCCGTAATAATAGCATCCGCCTCACCAGGCAACTTGGCCAAAAAATGACGCTCTATTTTATTAAATAAAGTCAACTCTACCTTTTTAGGATCAACCAATACAAGTTTAAGTTGCGAAGGATGCTTTTTATACAGCAAAGAGACTAAAATAGAGTTGATACCAACAGATTTACCCTGCCCGGTTGCTCCCGCTACCAATAAATGGGGCATTTTCGATAAATCGCCAATATAGACCTCGTTTGAAATGGTTTTACCCATAGCAATAGGAAGATCCATAGTTGTTTGCTGAAACTTTTCCGTTGCCAGAATACTGCGCATAGAAACCATTTCAGGATGCATATTAGGTACCTCAATACCAATAGTCCCCTTACCCGGCATCGGAGCAATGATACGGATACCCAAAGCAGCCAAACTTAAGGCAATATCATCTTCAAGATTTTTGATTTTAGAGATCCGCACACCTGGAGCCGGTATAATCTCATAAAGCGTTACGGTTGGTCCGATGGTTGCTTTAATCTTATCAATCTCTATATTATAATGATTCAGCGTCTCTACAATTTTATTCTTATTGGCTTCAAGCTCCTCAGCATTTACAGAGATTTTATTAGAACCATAATTTTCTAAAAGATCAAGATGCGGATATTTATAGCTTGATAAATCCAGCGTTGGATCATAGTTACCAAACTGCGCTACCAATTCATCCGATTTTTTCTCTTCTTCCGTTTTCTCTATGGTTAGCTCTGGCTCAGCTTTAGGGCTTTCTGGTATAGGCGTAGTTTCTACTGTTGGACTAAGTTCTATCGGTGCTGCCATCACGTTTACCGCAGGAGTAAATACCGGAACAATCTCTTCTTCTTCCTCCTTTTCTTCAAATCTGGACGGAGTAATTACAATATTTTGTTCGCGTTTACGCTGATTCCCCAACTTGTCATTCAAATTAAACTCAACAGGTTCCGAACGTACCTCACTTTCCAGCTCAAAATCTTCCGGCGCATCAGGTATAACAACAGCTTCCTTCTTTTTACGTTCCGGAATTTTAAAATCAATGTTATAAGCAATGATCAATATAGTTAAAGCTAAAAAAGCAATAAGCCCACCTACTCCGGCAATCCCAATTTGCGCGACCAACAATTTATTAGTCCAGTAACCAAATTCGCCCTCCACATAATGAGGTGTATTGGAAACAAAAGCATGGCCAAAACCAAATGTTAAAGATAGGAACAGTAAAAAGAATAAGCTGTATCCCAATGTTTTTTCAATAGAGAAGATTTTAACCTTAAACAGCAGACGATAACCGATAACAAAAAATACAAATACAAATAGAAAAGACGCCAATCCGAACCATTTGTAAATAAACTGATGCGATAACAATGCACCCACTTTACCCAACCAATTTTGTACAACTGGCGCTATATTTACCTGCTGAAGCTCTTCAGTTGTTTTAAAAAGATTACTCCAACCTCCATTTGCGTCTATTACATAACTATAATCTTCTTGCCAGGTAAACAAATAAGACGTAAAGGCAATGAGAAAATAGAGTGACAAAATTAAGAATACCAGTCCGATGATCTTAAACAATCTACCGTCCTGAAAATTAAAACGAGGTAAAATCTCTACTCTTTCTTTAAATGGTCTGGTAGTGGATGATCTCGAGCTTTGCTTCTCCGCAGGCTCATTTTTAAATGAATTTGACTTAAACTGGTTTCCCCTTACCGACATCTTTAATTACTGATTTTAATAATTAACAAATATAAAACATATAGTTGTATGTGCTAAGTTATTATAAACATTGCTAAAAAAACTTTTTATTTACAACCAGCGCCCTATTTGCCTATATTAAATTATTTAACCATTTTTAACCGAAATTTAACATTAGAAATGACGGATCTAGAGACATTAATCGAAACGGGAAGTAGACAGGATATTTTTGATCTTTTAACCGAAACCCCTACCCTTGCTACTAAAGACACCAGTCATGGTATGTCTCCCATTTTGCTGGCCTGCTATTACAAAAAACCTGAAATTGCTGCCTTAATAGCTAATTTCGCTAATCAAATCAACCTGTTTGAAGCCTGCGCTCTGGGCAAACTCGAAGAAACGGCATTCATAACAGAACGTAATCCCAATACGGTGAACGCCTTTTCTAAAGATGGCTTTACGCCATTAGGCCTGGCTGCCTATTTTGGCAATGAAGAGATAACCAAACTCCTGATATCTAGAGGTGCAGATGCAAATATACCTGCCAACAATGGTTATAATGTTTTTCCAATTCACTCTGCAGTAGCTTCGGGAAACCTCAACATCACTAAAATATTAATCAATGCCGGAGCAAATGTAAACGTAGCTCAACAGGCAGGTTTTACACCACTTCATGCCGCAGCACAATTAGGGGATATTGAATTGATCATATTGTTGTTAGAGCACTCCGCAGAAGTTGACATGAGAATGGAAGGTGGTAAATTACCCTCCGATCTTGCAAAGGAAAAGGGCTTCCATGAAATTGCAGAAATCCTTAAAGTTTAACTAAACATCCCAGATCCGCGTCCTGATCTTTTTAATATAATGCCTTACATCCAATACCAATGCGGCAAGTATATAAAACACGATCGGAAAGCCGACAGCCAAAAAAGAAGAATAGATAAAAAACAATCTGATTTTACTGATGGATATACTTAACCGCTCTGCAAGATAGGTACATACCCCAAAACTCTGCTTTTCAATAAAAGTAATGATCCGCTGGAACATGTTATTTTTTTAAGATTTTAATTCCTATAGCACAATTTAGGCATTTTTTCTGACTACAATAGAATTTATTTAACTGAAGTAAAGCCTGGGATGTAAAAGCGCGGTCTGCTATAACCCCTGCGCTTACATATTGATTTACAATAGCATTGCTTTCCGAAGGAATGCGCTCCAGAAAATCAATCGCTCTGTCTACCAGTTCAGGTTGATCCGTATACTTCCCATAAGAGAATAAAAACAGGCAAACGGTATTGATAATGATGTTATGAACGAACTGTAGCCCCGGCTGAACAATGACCTTCCCGGTATTTTTATTGAAATGGTAATGAGTTCGCCAATATTCATTTACAGGCAACTCACTAAAAAGCACCTGCATTTCGGCCACAGAACCTGCTTTTAATATTTTTGAAAATAGATGATTGGATTTTAGAATTAATGCAGCAAACTGCGCCAATCTAATCGTAGGGAAATTCTGTGGCCGCATTCTCAAAAACTTCCATAAAGCAGACTCAATATGGGTTAAACTATGCTTCTTCCTCAAAAAGGCATATTCCTTTTGTAGTTGTCTTGGATAGACTTCAATAAATGGTTGTTCCAAAAATCCTGCCTGTCCAAATATAAGCGCTGCTATTTGCAGAGCATTGTCTTTATATTTAGAAAAAAGATGATGTGGTAAAGCATCGGCAAGTAATTCAAATGGGACTGCATTTACTTTAAAACCAAAGTTTCTGGCCAGAAAATAGTAAAACGTCTGTTCCCAGTCTCCTCTGTTTTGACTGAGCTTCTTAAATACCTCTTCCGATTTTTGTTCAAATCGCTCTATCATTACTCTGGATAAAAAAGCATCTACTACAATCCGATCCACATCTGCAATATGTTTTTGGCAAGGGAAAGGATTTACCGTAGCGATGAGTTCACTATAATTAGCAAATAGATGGTCAGAAAAAAGATTTTTAAGCACAAGCACAGGTACCAAACTGCCGTTTGTCCGATAAATTGGACTATCATATTGATAAACCACATGAAGGACAACGGAATTGTAAGCAGGATTGTGTTGGTGACCATGGGCAAGCCAATCGGAAGATTTGAGGTGAATCTCTACATCACCGACCCAATTCAACCCATCAATAACCAGTTTAGCTCCGCTAAAATCGGGTCCAGCGTGTTTATTTAAAATACCAGGATGTAATACCTGTAATTCCTCTCCGTCTTCACAGTAAAGTTTAGCCGAATTAAGCAGCCTAAACTGCCATATAAAGTGTAAAAAATGCTCAGAAAAATCCATCTCCGAGAATTTAACGCAAAAAAATTAATTGAACCACAAAAACGGCAGTTCTTTTATAAGAGCAAAAACGAAAAATAAAAAAGTTAAAAACCAAACTTCCAAAAGAAAAAAAACGCGCTAGATAATTCAGCGCGTTTAAAGTTTAACGAATCTTTACAACAATATAGACAGCCAAGTATGGTTGCATGTTGTTATGCGGCTGACCTCCACCAGACGGCCTTGTCCTAGCTCCTCCGCTTCCCCCTCCGTTATATCCCTGGTAAGCACCCGCTCCGCCTGAACTAACGCTTCCGGATTCCATTGTATGATCATGATTTGGCATTTCAGCAACTGTAAGTTTATGTGTTTTTTCTCCCCCTAATTCTCCGATAGTATAATTTGTTTGGAGACCAGTAACAGAATCAAAATACCTACCAACTCCAATTAAAGAACGCCCCTGAGCGTCTTTAGTCCCATTGTTACCATTCATCAACGCCCATCCGTCCCATCTTGGTGTTATTCCTAAGCCTGAAGCATCAAAACTAGCCATAAAGGTTCCATCAAAATCGTAGATCTGTCTGATCGCCCCCTTGACATCCACCGCTGCTATTGTATCACTGATATAATCTTTAATGTTATACAAGTTTGTGTTTTTTATCTGTAGCTGAAGCATGGACGATCGGGCTCCTACAATAGCTTTAGCCTCCCTGTACACATTTTTAGATTGTTGATCTGCAAAAATTTTAGGATCGGAAGCCACAAAAGCTCCTTTCACTAAGGTCTTAGTCGCATAATCGGATAAATTGGAGGCGCCATCAAAGCGCAATACCTCACCGGAAATGTAAACTACACCGGCAGCAATACTCAAAGTACCATTACCGTGATCGGTCACTTCGCAGCCCGACAGTGCTAAGTCAATTCCTAAACCAGCAAGCATTGAATTGTTCATCATAAACAATTCATTTTGCATATTGATCAGGTAATCCATCTGACGCGGATAACCGCCTTGTATTTTTAAAAGCTCTTTCATATTAATATAATTCTATAGTAAATCGGCGACCGGCCATGGTATATTTTAAGATAAATGCCTTGATTTCATTTACTTTGAGCGATAACGCAACTGGGACTCTCA
This is a stretch of genomic DNA from Candidatus Pedobacter colombiensis. It encodes these proteins:
- a CDS encoding serine hydrolase, with protein sequence MKLTRTFTYLLKSSFTLVLVCFGLCLNAQTTSQKLDSWLNENTPDMGGRAVLMVYKNGKVVYTGSANSMSVGQKVTSRMIARKQGKTADLQDYTVNTRVQIASCSKWLSAALVMTFVDEGKLKTTDTIGKYLPVLSKNGKGGITLSECLSHTTGIKAPGLRESLQDMKDISSMDEAVAKIATLPMEGVPGKVFNYSNVGLQLAGAVIEKISGESFEQLFAERIAKPLDMKNTDFGHNKVSLPAGGAYSTAEDYLNFLVMILNKGTFKGKRLLSESSIKEMQINRITPDVKIAYSPAEAGAPGYGYGEWITSGSVTSPGLFGSYPVVDNTKGYAAFLVTFYLKNKGKQQRYEELKKLLDTI
- a CDS encoding DUF5694 domain-containing protein; this encodes MKKRIILFFSFLVLHLSAFAQTKKINVYLLGTFHFNQVDTLTYDVNDEKHQESIKQLATKVVNLKPDKVFVERMPEWEYKNKMDSSYQEYRKGNLRKLRNEIWQVGARIAVALNHPHIFQCDHPGMYGVYYQKLVNYAKAHNEQDKLAKKNGLGMTIPLTTLMKSDSVRKSVDLLEYLRWLNSARVQQTSHAHYINVYPQIGNTNVFSNESDYFLGADLTIDWYRRNILIYSKILAQLDYKENAIFLIIGNDHISIIKQLFKDNPYFNVVETEKWLGRTKVKEKG
- a CDS encoding ATP-binding protein, giving the protein MIERRIQEELVLLLRTFPAVALLGPRQVGKTTLTRELLKSSLQQVIYFDLENDDDIARMENPAFLFEQYKDACIVLDEIQRVPDLFRQLRPIIDQHRVAGRFILTGSASPALVKGVSESLAGRIAFAEMSPINLLEAIDSGISQEQHWFRGGFPNALTSANNQQFSLWAENFIRAYIERDLNLLFGVNLSEVLIRNFWYMLAANTGSIWTAENYARALGVSSTTIKRYLDFMEGAFMVRQLPAWYINVGKRVVKAPKVYIRDSGLLHQLNRIKSSAELPLNLIVGASWESYVVEQIYQLKPKHLEMYYYRTQHGAECDVILVDGLKPVVAIEIKYATVPSLSKGFYNVLDDLQVEKAFVITPGEKQYALDEKTTVSGLQFFLKNILSEL
- a CDS encoding MBL fold metallo-hydrolase, with translation MKVTFLGTGTSQGIPVITCNCAVCQSADHRDKRLRVSVLLETGDKTIVIDSGPDFRYQMLRAGVKDLDAILFTHEHKDHLAGLDDIRPFNYLLKKHIDIYATERVQHALKKEFSYIFSDIRYPGLPQIELHTITDETFYVGHTAIVPLNIMHYKLPILGFRIGDFTYITDAKTIAEDTLEKIKGTRILVVNALQREQHISHFTLDEAIEFSQKIGAETTYFTHISHNLGLHAVVEKDLPANIKLAYDGLTILSE
- a CDS encoding outer membrane lipoprotein carrier protein LolA; amino-acid sequence: MKKIVLLLIAAVGYIHEVSAQTDAKAKIILNEVSKKYRSYDVVKADFTLIINNQQANAKDTQEGTLYVKANANKYKVNMTTQDMISDGKTLWTYLKEEKEVQVTNVNHSDDALNPAKIFTIYEKGFKYLYTGDNKIGTKVYQMIDLTPTDINKSYFKIRLSIDKAAKQIASALILEKNGNRYTYNVKTFVANVKVPESTFTFDAKKYPGVEVVDLR
- a CDS encoding DNA translocase FtsK 4TM domain-containing protein — protein: MSVRGNQFKSNSFKNEPAEKQSSRSSTTRPFKERVEILPRFNFQDGRLFKIIGLVFLILSLYFLIAFTSYLFTWQEDYSYVIDANGGWSNLFKTTEELQQVNIAPVVQNWLGKVGALLSHQFIYKWFGLASFLFVFVFFVIGYRLLFKVKIFSIEKTLGYSLFFLLFLSLTFGFGHAFVSNTPHYVEGEFGYWTNKLLVAQIGIAGVGGLIAFLALTILIIAYNIDFKIPERKKKEAVVIPDAPEDFELESEVRSEPVEFNLNDKLGNQRKREQNIVITPSRFEEKEEEEEIVPVFTPAVNVMAAPIELSPTVETTPIPESPKAEPELTIEKTEEEKKSDELVAQFGNYDPTLDLSSYKYPHLDLLENYGSNKISVNAEELEANKNKIVETLNHYNIEIDKIKATIGPTVTLYEIIPAPGVRISKIKNLEDDIALSLAALGIRIIAPMPGKGTIGIEVPNMHPEMVSMRSILATEKFQQTTMDLPIAMGKTISNEVYIGDLSKMPHLLVAGATGQGKSVGINSILVSLLYKKHPSQLKLVLVDPKKVELTLFNKIERHFLAKLPGEADAIITDTKKVINTLNSLCIEMDQRYDLLKDAQVRNLKEYNEKFVKRKLNPNNSHRFLPYIVLIVDEFADLMMTAGKEVEQPIARLAQLARAVGIHLVLATQRPSVNIITGTIKANFPARLAFRVLSKIDSRTILDSGGADQLIGRGDMLLSTGNDLIRLQCAFVDTPEVDRISEFIGNQRGYPEAYQLPEYIDEAAENAKMDFDISDRDSMFEDAARLIVMHQQGSTSLIQRKLKLGYNRAGRIIDQLEAAGVVGPFEGSKAREVLIPDDYALEQFLDNLDKD
- a CDS encoding ankyrin repeat domain-containing protein, which translates into the protein MTDLETLIETGSRQDIFDLLTETPTLATKDTSHGMSPILLACYYKKPEIAALIANFANQINLFEACALGKLEETAFITERNPNTVNAFSKDGFTPLGLAAYFGNEEITKLLISRGADANIPANNGYNVFPIHSAVASGNLNITKILINAGANVNVAQQAGFTPLHAAAQLGDIELIILLLEHSAEVDMRMEGGKLPSDLAKEKGFHEIAEILKV
- a CDS encoding PspC domain-containing protein, with protein sequence MFQRIITFIEKQSFGVCTYLAERLSISISKIRLFFIYSSFLAVGFPIVFYILAALVLDVRHYIKKIRTRIWDV